The Panicum hallii strain FIL2 chromosome 9, PHallii_v3.1, whole genome shotgun sequence genome has a window encoding:
- the LOC112876835 gene encoding autophagy-related protein 3, with translation MQVKQKVYELYKGTVERVTGPRTVSAFLEKGVLSVPEFILAGDNLVAKCPTWSWEAGDPSKRKPYLPADKQFLVTRNVPCLRRAISVKEEYDAAGAEVILDDDDDGEGWLATHGVQASKPDEEEDIPSMDTLDIGKSDGIKSIPTYFSGGKKEEEEEEDIPDMDTYEDTGDNLVAAEPSYFVAEEPEDDNILRTRTYDVSITYDKYYQTPRVWLTGYDESRMPLKPELVFEDISQDHARKTVTIEDHPHLLAGKHASVHPCKHAAVMKKIVDVLMSRGVEPEVDKYLFIFLKFIASVIPTIEYDYTMDFDLGSTS, from the exons ATGCAGGTGAAGCAGAAGGTCTACGAGCTCTACAAGGGCACGGTGGAGCGGGTCACGGGCCCGCGCACCGTCTCAGCCTTCCTCGAGAAGGGCGTCCTCTCCGTCCCCGAGTTCATTCTCGCCGGCGACAACCTCGTCGCCAAGTGCCCCACCTGGTCCTG GGAAGCGGGCGACCCAAGCAAGCGGAAGCCGTATCTCCCCGCCGATAAGCAGTTCCTCGTCACCCGCAACG TTCCTTGTTTAAGACGTGCCATCTCGGTCAAGGAAGAGTATGATGCGGCAGGAGCCGAGGTGATTcttgatgacgatgatgatggcGAAGGATGGCTCGCAACACATGGGGTGCAAG CATCAAAgccagatgaggaggaagacaTACCCTCAATGGATACATTGGATATAGGGAAATCTGATGGAATCAAGTCTATTCCCACCTACTTTAGCGGTGgtaagaaggaagaagaggaggaggaagatatACCTGACATGGACACTTATGAAGACACAGGGGATAATTTG GTTGCTGCTGAGCCGTCATACTTTGTCGCTGAAGAGCCCGAAGATGACAATATCcttcgtaccagaacatatgaTGTTAGCATAAC GTATGACAAATACTACCAAACTCCACGTGTTTGGCTGACTGGATATGATGAG TCGAGAATGCCACTAAAGCCTGAACTTGTGTTTGAAGATATCAGCCAAGACCATGCACGGAAAACG GTGACTATTGAAGATCATCCTCACTTATTAGCAGGAAAGCATGCTTCAGTTCACCCATGCAAGCATGCAGCTGTGATGAAAAAGATAGTTGATGTTCTTATGTCTCGAGGAGTTGAACCAGAAGTTGACAA GTACcttttcatatttttgaaattcatAGCATCAGTCATACCAACTATTGAGTATGATTACACAATGGACTTCGACCTGGGCAGTACAAGCTGA